A part of Bacillus thuringiensis genomic DNA contains:
- the anmK gene encoding anhydro-N-acetylmuramic acid kinase AnmK — protein sequence MYIAGVMSGTSLDGIDVALVHIEGSGVGSKVELIHFTTVPFYNDMKNEIQQALSIENSNVQLICSLNFKLGLCFANAVKEVCKEANFPLGQLDLIGSHGQTIYHQPKQDGTRIPSTLQIGEPAVIAYETKTTVISNFRTMDMAAGGQGAPLVPYSEIILYRHHTKNRLLQNIGGIGNVTVIPSQLSEKSVIAFDTGPGNMVMDEVCQRLFHLPYDHNGKVAKQGVVVEEILIYCMNHPFLKMNPPKSTGREQFGEEFVCELLKRFEKHSKENILTTVTMFTASSIVYHYKEFILPYYEIDEVILGGGGSYNDTLVEMIRNGLKEEKCALFLQEDIGYSSEAKEAIAFAILANETHHRNPSNVPSATGAKQSVVLGNITFPPI from the coding sequence ATGTATATTGCAGGGGTAATGTCCGGTACTTCGTTAGACGGAATAGATGTAGCACTCGTTCATATAGAAGGAAGCGGTGTAGGTTCTAAAGTTGAACTCATCCATTTTACTACTGTGCCATTTTATAATGATATGAAAAATGAGATCCAGCAGGCATTATCAATAGAAAATTCAAATGTCCAACTCATATGCAGTTTAAATTTCAAACTCGGTTTATGCTTCGCCAATGCTGTAAAGGAAGTTTGTAAAGAGGCCAATTTTCCTTTGGGACAATTAGATTTAATTGGTTCTCACGGACAAACGATTTATCATCAGCCAAAGCAAGATGGTACTAGGATTCCTTCCACATTACAAATTGGAGAACCAGCAGTTATAGCGTATGAAACGAAAACGACGGTTATCTCTAATTTTCGAACGATGGATATGGCAGCAGGAGGACAAGGTGCACCACTTGTACCATATTCAGAGATTATTTTGTATCGTCACCATACTAAAAATAGACTACTACAAAATATTGGCGGGATTGGTAATGTTACTGTAATACCAAGTCAACTAAGTGAGAAGAGCGTCATAGCATTTGATACAGGTCCAGGTAATATGGTAATGGATGAAGTATGTCAAAGGTTATTTCATTTGCCGTATGATCACAATGGTAAGGTTGCAAAACAGGGAGTAGTTGTAGAAGAAATTTTGATATATTGTATGAATCATCCATTTTTGAAAATGAATCCACCGAAATCAACTGGTAGAGAACAGTTTGGAGAAGAATTTGTATGTGAATTATTGAAGCGGTTTGAAAAGCATAGTAAAGAAAATATATTGACGACTGTCACGATGTTTACAGCAAGTTCAATTGTTTATCATTATAAGGAGTTTATTTTGCCGTATTATGAAATCGATGAGGTAATTCTAGGTGGTGGTGGGAGTTATAATGATACACTTGTTGAAATGATACGAAATGGATTGAAAGAAGAAAAATGTGCATTATTCCTTCAAGAAGATATAGGCTATTCTTCAGAGGCGAAGGAAGCAATCGCCTTTGCCATTTTAGCAAACGAAACACATCATCGTAATCCGAGTAATGTGCCGAGCGCAACAGGTGCAAAACAATCTGTAGTTTTAGGGAACATAACATTCCCTCCAATTTGA
- a CDS encoding BadF/BadG/BcrA/BcrD ATPase family protein — protein sequence MKYMIGIDGGGTKTEAIAFDKEGNGLVRATSGFGNILIDFEEVFVHIMEVIDQCQKGLLNGHCVCICLGLAGVSGANTNELTLRLKKKYGTQIKVLNDAMIAHAATLKGKDGILTIGGTGAICIGKKGEVYEYSGGWGHILGDEGSGYWIALQGLKRMANQFDQGMGLCQLSLRMQDRFQLLTSSHIKQLVYSSSKDKVAAIAPFIIEEARNGNDDAHEIILQAAKELTRITVNIYNKMQFDVSTSIAVSGSILRFVPEIYNEFKKCCEKSIGEVTFVSQSEPAVKGTYYLMKNIYF from the coding sequence ATGAAGTATATGATTGGAATAGACGGCGGGGGAACGAAGACAGAAGCAATTGCATTTGATAAAGAGGGAAATGGACTTGTAAGAGCTACAAGTGGTTTTGGGAATATATTAATAGATTTTGAAGAAGTTTTTGTGCATATTATGGAAGTGATTGATCAATGCCAGAAAGGGTTATTAAATGGGCATTGCGTTTGTATTTGTTTAGGATTAGCGGGTGTAAGTGGAGCAAATACAAATGAATTAACATTACGATTAAAAAAGAAGTACGGAACTCAAATTAAAGTTTTAAATGACGCAATGATTGCACATGCAGCTACTTTAAAAGGGAAGGATGGAATTTTAACGATTGGCGGTACAGGTGCAATTTGTATTGGAAAGAAAGGAGAAGTGTACGAGTATAGTGGTGGATGGGGACATATTTTAGGAGATGAAGGAAGCGGATATTGGATTGCGTTACAAGGTTTAAAGAGAATGGCAAATCAATTTGATCAAGGAATGGGACTTTGTCAATTAAGCTTAAGGATGCAAGATCGATTTCAACTTTTAACATCGTCTCATATAAAACAACTAGTATACAGTTCTTCAAAAGATAAAGTTGCAGCAATTGCACCATTCATTATTGAGGAAGCGAGGAATGGGAATGATGACGCACATGAAATTATTTTGCAAGCGGCTAAGGAATTAACGAGAATTACGGTGAATATATACAATAAGATGCAGTTTGATGTATCAACTTCAATTGCAGTAAGTGGTAGCATACTACGTTTCGTTCCTGAAATATATAATGAATTTAAGAAATGCTGTGAGAAGAGTATAGGAGAAGTTACATTTGTATCACAATCAGAACCAGCAGTGAAAGGAACATATTATTTAATGAAGAATATATATTTTTAA
- the plsY gene encoding glycerol-3-phosphate 1-O-acyltransferase PlsY: MINSIQFLYLVASYLFGNILTAYIVTKWRHNVDIRDEGSGNPGARNMGRVYGKGYFIATFLGDAIKGAIVVSIAKYLFEDSTFIMLALLAVLLGHIYPILFKGKGGKGISTFIGGLIAFDYLIALTLVVVFIIFYLIFKGFTKPGLITIACLPVCMILYSYSIVTIILSALIIVLILYVNRE, translated from the coding sequence ATGATTAATAGTATACAATTTTTGTATTTGGTAGCTTCTTATTTATTTGGAAACATATTGACCGCTTATATAGTAACAAAATGGAGACATAACGTTGATATTCGAGATGAAGGAAGCGGTAATCCTGGCGCAAGAAATATGGGGCGCGTATATGGAAAAGGGTATTTCATTGCTACATTTTTAGGTGATGCAATCAAAGGAGCAATCGTAGTTTCTATTGCAAAATACCTTTTTGAAGATTCTACATTCATAATGTTAGCTTTATTGGCTGTTTTACTTGGACATATTTACCCAATTTTATTTAAAGGCAAGGGCGGAAAAGGCATATCCACTTTTATTGGAGGATTAATCGCATTTGATTATTTGATAGCGCTTACTCTTGTTGTTGTTTTCATTATATTTTATTTGATTTTTAAAGGATTTACTAAGCCAGGCTTAATTACAATCGCTTGTTTACCGGTTTGCATGATTTTGTATTCTTACTCTATTGTTACGATTATTTTAAGTGCTCTTATCATTGTACTTATTTTATATGTAAATCGAGAATGA
- a CDS encoding aminotransferase class V-fold PLP-dependent enzyme has product MGLIYKVADQAWEFERIHKLNYKTFVEEIPQHEETKERVRIDRFHEENTYLICLDDNKVVGMVALRGKRPFSLDYKISNLDFYFQEHGENVYEIRLLSVERAYRSGRALLGLIRFLHRYLLLNGYELALISATTRELPLYEQMGFKSFHTLVGTEEAAFQPMYVTPAMFEASSVGGIMTKEYTFLPGPVDMEENVRKAFSTKSTSHRSKSFQVTMENVKKRLLQMTKAKRVQIMLGTGTLANDSIALQLCSLKGKGLVLTNGEFGNRLVGHATRAQLYFDTYKKELGEPFIYTELEKIMETGNYEWLWFVHHETSTGMLNDLDGLNTLCNKRQMKLCVDCISSIGAIPINLKDVYFASGVSGKAIKSFTGLSFVFYNHNVKVNETLPAYMDIGMYEENESIPYSHSWNLMYALQEALKRFEDEMAFEKIKETYAYIEQAITTMSLKLISPKEHAASIILTIQLHKGLSSKALGDALALQGYIVHYESAYLQKNNWIQIACLNHYKERDMKRMLNCLQMCVLQSEVHI; this is encoded by the coding sequence ATGGGGTTAATTTATAAAGTTGCTGATCAAGCTTGGGAATTTGAACGTATACATAAATTGAATTATAAAACATTTGTAGAAGAAATTCCGCAACATGAAGAAACGAAAGAGCGTGTTCGTATAGATCGTTTCCATGAAGAAAATACATATTTAATTTGTTTAGACGACAATAAAGTGGTAGGTATGGTTGCGTTGCGAGGAAAACGACCATTCTCGTTAGACTATAAAATTTCAAATCTAGATTTCTATTTTCAAGAACATGGAGAAAATGTATATGAAATTCGTTTGCTTTCAGTAGAACGTGCATATCGAAGTGGAAGAGCATTGTTAGGTTTAATTCGCTTTTTACATCGTTATTTGCTTCTAAATGGATATGAATTGGCGCTCATTTCTGCTACAACTCGTGAACTACCTTTATATGAGCAAATGGGATTCAAATCTTTCCATACGTTAGTTGGAACAGAAGAAGCAGCCTTCCAGCCAATGTATGTTACCCCTGCTATGTTTGAAGCATCGAGTGTTGGGGGTATTATGACGAAGGAATATACGTTTTTACCTGGTCCAGTCGATATGGAAGAGAATGTTCGAAAGGCATTTTCTACTAAGTCTACTTCGCATCGTTCTAAGTCATTTCAAGTGACGATGGAAAATGTGAAAAAACGTTTACTGCAAATGACAAAAGCAAAACGTGTGCAAATCATGTTAGGAACAGGGACATTGGCGAATGATTCGATTGCTTTACAGTTATGTTCTTTAAAAGGGAAAGGACTAGTATTAACAAATGGGGAATTTGGTAATAGATTAGTTGGACATGCAACACGCGCGCAATTATATTTTGATACGTATAAAAAAGAATTGGGAGAACCGTTTATTTATACAGAATTAGAAAAAATAATGGAAACTGGAAATTATGAATGGCTTTGGTTTGTTCACCATGAAACGTCAACTGGAATGTTAAATGATTTAGACGGACTAAATACTCTTTGTAACAAGCGTCAAATGAAATTATGTGTAGATTGTATCAGTTCGATTGGAGCAATACCGATAAATTTAAAGGATGTATATTTTGCAAGCGGCGTTAGCGGAAAGGCAATTAAATCGTTTACTGGATTATCTTTCGTTTTTTATAATCACAATGTGAAAGTAAATGAGACATTACCGGCCTATATGGACATTGGTATGTACGAAGAAAATGAAAGTATTCCATATTCACATTCATGGAATTTAATGTATGCATTGCAAGAAGCATTAAAAAGATTCGAAGATGAAATGGCATTTGAAAAAATAAAAGAGACGTATGCATATATTGAACAAGCTATTACTACTATGAGTTTAAAACTTATTTCACCTAAAGAACATGCTGCGTCAATTATACTTACCATTCAATTACATAAAGGTCTTTCTTCTAAAGCGTTAGGAGATGCGTTAGCGTTACAAGGATATATCGTCCATTATGAATCAGCGTATTTACAAAAGAATAACTGGATCCAAATTGCATGCCTAAATCATTACAAAGAACGTGATATGAAGAGGATGTTGAATTGTTTGCAAATGTGTGTATTACAGAGTGAGGTACATATATAA
- the tdcB gene encoding bifunctional threonine ammonia-lyase/L-serine ammonia-lyase TdcB: protein MITKKLPLHIADIKKAQNILDRNARKTPLVKSFYLTSKTGGEIHLKLENMQLTGSFKFRGAFNKMSQLTDQEKERGVIACSAGNHAQGVALSAHLLGIKSKIVMPISAPQAKVEATKGYGSEVILHGETFDDAKAKCEEIIRETGETYLHPYDDVEVMAGQGTIGLDILDDMWDVDTVIVPIGGGGIISGIAVALKSFNPSINIIGVQADNVHGMKASYDKGTIVEHYEAPTIADGCAVKIPGNLTFEVVKELVDDIVTVSESELEVAMKDLLQRGKAVVEGAGALATAALLAGKVDTYIKGKKVVAVISGGNVDLQRISSVCEQFFVANEVK, encoded by the coding sequence ATGATAACTAAAAAACTACCATTACATATAGCAGACATTAAAAAAGCTCAAAACATTCTAGACAGAAATGCTCGTAAAACGCCATTAGTAAAATCTTTTTATTTGACTAGTAAAACAGGCGGAGAAATTCACTTGAAATTAGAAAATATGCAATTAACGGGTTCGTTTAAATTCCGTGGTGCGTTTAATAAAATGTCACAGTTGACAGATCAAGAAAAAGAGAGAGGAGTAATTGCTTGTTCCGCTGGTAATCATGCACAAGGGGTTGCTTTATCTGCTCATTTACTTGGCATTAAGAGTAAAATTGTGATGCCGATTTCTGCACCTCAGGCGAAAGTTGAAGCAACTAAAGGGTATGGATCTGAAGTGATTTTACATGGTGAAACCTTTGATGATGCGAAGGCAAAATGTGAGGAAATTATAAGGGAAACAGGTGAAACATACTTACATCCATATGATGATGTAGAGGTAATGGCTGGTCAAGGTACAATAGGATTAGACATTCTTGATGATATGTGGGATGTAGATACTGTTATTGTACCAATTGGTGGAGGCGGAATTATTTCTGGTATTGCTGTTGCATTAAAATCTTTTAATCCATCGATTAATATAATTGGCGTTCAAGCAGATAATGTTCATGGGATGAAGGCATCTTATGACAAAGGTACAATTGTAGAACATTATGAGGCACCTACTATAGCAGATGGTTGCGCGGTTAAAATACCAGGCAATTTAACTTTTGAAGTTGTAAAAGAATTAGTAGATGATATTGTAACAGTATCAGAAAGCGAATTAGAAGTAGCGATGAAAGACTTATTACAGCGTGGTAAAGCTGTTGTAGAAGGTGCAGGCGCATTAGCTACTGCTGCTCTACTCGCAGGGAAAGTGGATACATATATTAAAGGGAAAAAAGTAGTAGCGGTTATATCTGGTGGAAATGTAGACTTGCAGCGCATTTCAAGTGTTTGTGAGCAATTTTTTGTAGCAAATGAAGTGAAATAG
- a CDS encoding MarR family transcriptional regulator: MNKEEQVMNGFRELYNKIVWLNKDKMEEGLKGFKSSEVHCIEYIENNADSNVTQLAEAFYVTRGAISRMTKKLIQKGLIESYQKSENKKEVYFRLTEQGKEIYKIHEDLHKEFQDRDKAVFEQVTEEEFESIISFVEKYSRHLDAEIKKQGIHIKS, translated from the coding sequence ATGAATAAGGAAGAACAGGTCATGAACGGTTTCAGGGAATTATATAATAAGATAGTGTGGCTTAATAAGGATAAGATGGAAGAGGGTCTTAAAGGTTTTAAGTCTTCTGAAGTACATTGCATTGAATATATTGAAAACAATGCAGATTCTAACGTGACACAACTTGCAGAGGCTTTTTATGTGACTCGCGGTGCTATAAGTAGAATGACTAAGAAGCTCATACAAAAAGGCCTTATTGAAAGCTACCAAAAGTCGGAAAATAAGAAAGAAGTTTATTTTAGGCTTACTGAACAAGGGAAAGAAATTTATAAAATCCATGAAGACTTGCACAAAGAGTTTCAAGATCGGGATAAAGCTGTATTTGAGCAAGTAACTGAGGAAGAATTTGAAAGTATAATTAGCTTCGTGGAAAAGTATAGTAGGCATTTGGATGCAGAAATAAAGAAACAAGGTATACATATTAAGTCATAA
- a CDS encoding MFS transporter, whose translation MSIFRSQNESETEKNIDKHALIFGLISVFLCGIGFSIIMPVVPFLVQPYISSPEEQALVVTLLTAVYAVCVFFAAPALGALSDKYGRRPLLLICLFGSAIGYLVFGIGGALWVLFAGRIIEGITGGSISTIFAYFADIIPPEQRTKYFGWVSAVVGVGTIIGPTLGGLLAKFGHSVPLYFGALITLFNVLYGMKYMPESLDKNNRLKEITFVRLNPFVQLANILSMKHLKWLLVSAFLLWIPNGSLQAIFTQLTMDTFSWKPALIGLMFSIMGFQDIISQAFIMPKLVGKLSDKQIAILGMVSEIIGYSFIAASALFSLYPLLIVGMLLFGFGDSIFGPSFNGMLSKSVDSSEQGRIQGGSQSIQALARMIGPIIGGQIYVSLGHAAPAFMGMILIVAAIAVLYKGTHGTV comes from the coding sequence ATGTCTATTTTTAGATCACAAAATGAAAGCGAAACTGAAAAAAATATAGATAAACATGCTTTAATATTCGGCCTTATTTCTGTATTTCTTTGTGGTATAGGTTTCAGCATCATTATGCCTGTAGTGCCATTCTTAGTGCAGCCTTATATAAGTAGTCCGGAAGAACAGGCTCTAGTTGTTACGCTACTGACCGCTGTTTATGCGGTTTGCGTGTTTTTTGCTGCTCCTGCACTCGGGGCTTTAAGCGATAAATATGGCCGTCGTCCATTACTTTTAATATGCCTTTTCGGTTCTGCAATCGGGTACTTAGTTTTTGGTATAGGAGGGGCCCTATGGGTACTATTTGCTGGACGCATAATAGAAGGTATAACAGGCGGGAGTATCAGTACAATTTTCGCATATTTTGCAGATATCATTCCGCCAGAACAGAGAACGAAATACTTTGGATGGGTAAGTGCGGTGGTAGGTGTAGGAACCATCATTGGCCCAACTCTTGGGGGATTACTTGCAAAGTTTGGTCATTCTGTACCTTTATATTTTGGAGCGCTCATAACTTTATTCAATGTATTATATGGGATGAAATATATGCCTGAGAGTCTTGACAAAAATAATAGGTTAAAAGAGATTACTTTTGTAAGGTTAAATCCTTTTGTACAACTTGCAAATATACTTTCTATGAAACACTTAAAATGGTTACTCGTCTCAGCGTTTTTACTTTGGATACCTAACGGATCTTTACAAGCAATTTTCACACAACTTACGATGGATACTTTTAGCTGGAAGCCTGCACTAATCGGACTTATGTTTTCAATTATGGGCTTTCAAGACATCATTTCACAAGCTTTTATAATGCCAAAGCTTGTGGGCAAGCTTAGTGATAAACAAATAGCAATACTTGGGATGGTTTCGGAGATTATTGGCTACAGTTTTATTGCAGCATCTGCTTTGTTTTCCCTATATCCTCTTTTAATCGTTGGGATGTTACTGTTTGGTTTTGGTGACTCGATTTTCGGGCCTTCATTCAATGGGATGCTCTCAAAGTCTGTCGATTCTAGTGAACAAGGAAGGATTCAAGGTGGAAGCCAATCTATTCAAGCTTTGGCAAGAATGATTGGTCCAATTATTGGAGGGCAAATTTATGTATCACTTGGTCATGCCGCACCTGCTTTTATGGGGATGATTCTTATAGTCGCGGCAATAGCAGTTTTGTATAAGGGGACACATGGAACTGTATAA
- a CDS encoding YkvA family protein gives MEKQTLWKKFKKSSVNLGKSSVYESIILFYTMKKKELPTKAKFIILAALSYYVLTIDFIPDIAAIIGIGLLDDVLAIAVAHKYVMRHADAEIREKSKVKMESLFTSAQA, from the coding sequence ATGGAGAAACAGACACTTTGGAAAAAGTTCAAAAAAAGCTCTGTAAACCTCGGTAAATCCAGCGTATATGAAAGTATTATTTTATTCTATACAATGAAAAAGAAAGAATTACCTACTAAAGCGAAATTCATAATATTAGCCGCTTTATCTTATTACGTATTAACAATCGATTTCATTCCAGATATAGCTGCTATTATTGGGATTGGCTTATTAGATGATGTTTTAGCAATCGCTGTAGCGCATAAATACGTTATGAGACACGCAGATGCTGAAATTCGAGAAAAGAGCAAAGTAAAAATGGAGTCATTATTTACTTCAGCACAAGCATAA
- a CDS encoding MBL fold metallo-hydrolase: MKIIELPIEFEFNGQKQCIYPSLIILHNELTLVDTGYPNFLPLIENAILKHGYEMKNLKNIIITHYDDDHIGSLYDFKVKYPHVNIIASEIESNYINGDIKSERLVQAEEMLQLMPVEEKEFGEWFIQQLKNIRHISVDEKVYNGQMILNDECQIIATPGHTSGHISLYFPNLNCVITGDAAVQENRELVIANPNFCLDLEKAEESLKRIKNLKAKSYYCYHGGKLTV; encoded by the coding sequence ATGAAAATAATAGAACTACCAATTGAATTCGAATTTAACGGGCAAAAACAATGTATTTATCCAAGTTTAATTATATTACATAATGAATTAACGTTAGTCGATACAGGATATCCAAATTTTTTACCTTTAATTGAAAATGCAATATTAAAACATGGATATGAGATGAAAAACTTAAAAAATATAATTATTACCCATTATGATGACGATCATATAGGATCTTTATATGATTTCAAAGTGAAATATCCTCACGTTAATATTATTGCTAGTGAAATTGAATCTAACTACATTAATGGTGATATAAAATCAGAGAGATTAGTTCAAGCTGAAGAAATGTTACAACTTATGCCAGTTGAAGAGAAAGAATTTGGTGAGTGGTTTATACAACAATTAAAAAATATAAGACATATTTCTGTCGATGAAAAAGTATATAATGGCCAAATGATTTTGAATGATGAATGTCAAATAATAGCAACGCCAGGACATACTTCGGGGCATATTTCATTATATTTTCCGAATTTAAACTGTGTAATTACGGGAGATGCAGCGGTTCAAGAGAATCGTGAGTTAGTAATAGCTAATCCGAATTTTTGTTTAGATTTAGAAAAAGCAGAAGAGTCTTTAAAGAGGATTAAAAACCTTAAAGCGAAAAGCTATTATTGCTATCATGGAGGAAAACTTACTGTATAA
- a CDS encoding DEAD/DEAH box helicase, whose protein sequence is MVYLKNFLELGISETFNHTLRENGITEATPIQEKAIPVIMSGKDIIGQAKTGTGKTLAFVLPILEKIDPECSDVQALIVAPTRELALQITTEIKKMLVQREDINVLAIYGGQDVAQQLRKLKGNTHIVVATPGRLLDHIRRETIDLSNLSTIVLDEADQMLYFGFLYDIEDILDETPGSKQTMLFSATMPKDIKKLAKRYMDEPQMVQVQSEEVTVDTIEQRVIETTDRAKPDALRFVMDRDQPFLAVIFCRTKVRASKLYDDLKGRGYNCAELHGDIPQAKRERVMKSFREAKIQYLIATDVAARGLDVDGVTHVFNFDIPEDVESYIHRIGRTGRAGGSGLAITFVAAKDEKHLEEIEKTLGAPIQRQIIEQPKIKRVDENGKPVPKPAPKKSGQHRQRDSREGSRIDSRRDSRNSSRSDSRNSSRNENNRSFNKPSNKKGSTKQGQQRRGR, encoded by the coding sequence GTGGTCTATTTGAAAAACTTTTTAGAATTAGGAATTAGTGAAACTTTTAATCATACATTACGTGAAAATGGAATTACAGAAGCAACACCAATTCAAGAGAAGGCGATTCCTGTTATTATGTCAGGTAAAGACATTATTGGTCAGGCGAAAACAGGGACGGGTAAAACGTTAGCATTCGTGTTACCGATTTTAGAAAAAATCGATCCAGAGTGTAGTGATGTTCAGGCTTTAATTGTTGCACCAACAAGGGAACTAGCACTGCAAATTACAACTGAAATTAAAAAAATGCTTGTTCAAAGAGAAGATATTAATGTACTAGCGATTTATGGCGGGCAAGATGTAGCACAACAATTGAGAAAGTTAAAAGGTAATACCCATATTGTTGTAGCAACACCAGGACGATTATTAGATCACATACGACGTGAAACAATTGATTTAAGTAATCTTTCAACGATTGTACTAGATGAAGCGGATCAAATGCTTTATTTCGGTTTCTTATATGATATTGAAGATATTTTAGATGAGACACCTGGTAGTAAACAAACCATGTTATTCTCAGCAACGATGCCAAAAGATATTAAAAAATTGGCGAAGCGTTATATGGATGAGCCGCAAATGGTTCAAGTACAAAGCGAAGAAGTAACGGTAGATACAATTGAGCAGCGTGTCATTGAGACGACAGATCGTGCAAAGCCAGATGCACTTCGTTTTGTTATGGATCGTGATCAGCCATTTTTAGCAGTTATTTTCTGTCGTACAAAGGTTAGAGCAAGTAAGCTGTATGATGATTTAAAAGGACGAGGTTATAATTGTGCTGAACTTCATGGTGATATACCTCAAGCGAAACGTGAAAGAGTTATGAAGAGTTTCCGCGAAGCTAAAATTCAGTACTTAATTGCGACTGATGTAGCAGCACGTGGACTTGATGTAGATGGTGTAACGCACGTATTTAACTTTGATATCCCTGAAGATGTAGAAAGTTATATTCACCGCATTGGCCGAACAGGACGTGCAGGTGGATCAGGTCTTGCAATTACATTCGTTGCAGCGAAAGATGAAAAACATCTAGAAGAAATTGAAAAAACGCTTGGTGCACCAATCCAAAGACAAATAATCGAACAACCGAAGATAAAACGTGTAGATGAAAATGGAAAACCGGTACCAAAGCCTGCTCCGAAGAAATCAGGTCAACATCGTCAAAGAGATAGCCGCGAAGGTTCAAGAATTGATTCAAGACGTGATTCGAGAAATAGCTCAAGAAGTGATTCAAGAAATAGTTCAAGAAATGAAAACAACCGATCGTTTAATAAGCCAAGTAATAAAAAAGGTAGTACAAAACAAGGTCAGCAAAGACGTGGCCGTTAA
- a CDS encoding TetR/AcrR family transcriptional regulator — protein sequence MRIVKEYEERRKEILETAERLFITKGYTKTTVNDILKEIGIAKGTFYHYFKSKEEVMDEIIMRIIKDDVAKAKIIVSNPNIPVLEKLFRVLMEQSPKSGDVKDKMIEQFHQPNNAEMHQKSLVQSIIHLSPVLAEVLEQGIAEGIFSTPYPQETIELLLSSAQVIFDDGLFQWKPEEMMRKAKAYIKMMEASVGAKEGAFDYMMEVLIKQK from the coding sequence ATGCGAATTGTAAAGGAGTATGAGGAGAGACGAAAGGAAATTTTAGAAACTGCTGAACGTTTATTTATTACGAAAGGTTATACGAAAACAACAGTAAATGACATTTTAAAAGAGATAGGGATAGCAAAGGGGACGTTTTATCATTATTTTAAGTCGAAAGAAGAAGTGATGGATGAAATCATTATGAGGATCATTAAAGATGATGTTGCAAAAGCGAAAATAATCGTCTCTAATCCAAATATCCCAGTATTAGAAAAGTTATTTCGAGTATTGATGGAGCAATCGCCAAAATCAGGGGATGTAAAAGATAAAATGATTGAGCAATTTCATCAACCAAATAATGCAGAAATGCATCAAAAAAGTTTAGTACAATCCATTATTCATTTATCTCCTGTATTAGCGGAAGTTTTAGAACAAGGAATCGCAGAAGGCATATTTTCTACTCCATACCCACAAGAAACAATTGAATTATTACTCTCTTCAGCACAAGTCATATTTGATGATGGTTTATTCCAGTGGAAACCAGAAGAAATGATGAGAAAAGCTAAGGCTTATATTAAAATGATGGAAGCATCTGTTGGAGCGAAAGAGGGAGCTTTTGATTACATGATGGAAGTTTTAATCAAACAGAAATAG